The Caproicibacterium lactatifermentans genome contains a region encoding:
- the mraZ gene encoding division/cell wall cluster transcriptional repressor MraZ: MLIGEYQHNIDAKGRVIVPSKFREDLGEHFYIAKGLDHCLFVFSPKEWERLQEKVCAMPISKARGLQRFFFSGAAEVMPDKQGRILIPQPLRDHASLTRDVTFIGAASRAEIWNTDAWNAFNNNLTDESIAEAMDELDL; this comes from the coding sequence ATGTTGATAGGTGAATACCAACATAATATTGACGCCAAAGGGCGTGTGATTGTACCTTCCAAATTCCGGGAGGATTTGGGGGAGCATTTTTATATCGCCAAGGGTCTTGACCATTGCCTTTTCGTCTTTTCACCGAAAGAATGGGAACGCCTGCAGGAAAAAGTTTGTGCCATGCCAATCAGCAAGGCCCGCGGACTGCAGCGTTTCTTCTTCTCCGGCGCGGCGGAAGTCATGCCGGACAAGCAGGGCCGTATCCTTATCCCACAGCCGCTGCGTGACCATGCCAGCTTGACACGAGACGTCACCTTTATTGGTGCCGCCAGCCGGGCGGAAATTTGGAACACAGACGCGTGGAACGCCTTTAACAACAACCTGACCGATGAAAGCATTGCAGAGGCAATGGATGAATTGGACCTGTAA